From the genome of Nicotiana sylvestris chromosome 1, ASM39365v2, whole genome shotgun sequence:
TGGTTGGAACTCCATCATTTCAGCCAAATAGAAAACTATTAGCAAAAATAATGGAGTACTAGTTGTGTATTTCCTGTTATTTTTTCCGTTAAATATAATTTCTATTTATTTTAGTTGTGTATTTTTATTTTCGAGTAAAATCAGTAAAAAAGAAAATTTAGGTACAACTCCATTATTTTTTACCAACTAAAAAAGGTATAGCCAAAATAGTGAACTTGTAATTGTACACTCTTCTTATTTCTTCATTTGATGCAATgtctatttatttcaattgtgtaTTTTAACTTTTTCACGTAAACtctgtaaaaaaaatatattcttagagctccataatttagagctatataaaaaataatagttAAAATAATAAATTTCAAACTGTgtatttttcatatctttttagatatcttgactatttatttcaactatataaatctttatttacaagtcaaattcaaaaataaataattaaaactttattatttttagccaaataaaaaaattagcctaaataatgtagttctatccaagtttttattataaatattatcCGAAAAAGATTAGCTAAACAAGTAACAcacttaaaaaggtaaaatatatatattttttaatattccAAAAAATGTCACATGGACAGTAAAATCCACGTGGCAGGCGAGTGCATGCCACTTTCCTGGGACGAGATCGTCCAAGGGGTGAAAGCTATGGAATAACTAAGTATATGGGAGTAATTAAGACCATAGATAATTTAAGGATATAACGAACAATGTATACCTAATTTAGAGGGTTTTAAGGTATTTTGCCATTTTTTCTCATCCACATAGTAAACTTCATATTGTATGGTTTCCGCCTAATTTTACTCCAGGTGTGTAACTGATctaattaaaaaaagaaattcaaaaaaaaaaaaaaaaacagtcgGTGGTACTTTTGTGTAGCCACCGAGTTCACTCATGTTCTATTTctaatgatttaaaaaataatgccttaaaaaaaataatataagtaAATAATTATCAGATAAACTTTAGAACAAAATAATTACTCAATGTATTTTTAATTTTCCAGAAAGGGATTTTTTTGTCCATACACCGTATTGTGAATCAAGCAATACAGTTGAGTATCTCCTCTTTCTTCGTATATCATCCAAAAATGTAAATTAACACAAATTAAATCATAACCTAAACTGCCGCCTAATTTCACTCAAGTCGGTAAATAATGATCCAAAAAGATCAAAGTCGGTGTTTTTGTTATACGTAGCCACCAAGAAATCCATCACTATATATATATTCCCACATATTCAATATGAACAAATATCAAAACAGTTCTCACTTTACTGTAACCCTAAATATCACTTCACTATCACCTTAATTCCTCCTTCTCAACCTTAGTATATTCAACAATGGCACCACCTACTGCATTACTTGGTCCATCAGAAATTCAAGGAATTTCCACCACCATCACGACCTCACCACCCACCCCACCCACCATTCGTTCCCTCATAATTAAATCCACCCCAAAACcagaaaaaacaagaaaatatccatGTTGGGACTGTGATTCTGATTGCTCATGTGAATCCTCACCAGAACCAGAAACAAGATTTCCTCCAATGGGTTTAACAGAGAATGGTTCAGCAACTTTTCTTTCTACTGGAAATCCTTGTTTAGATTTCTTTTTCCACGTTGTTCCTGATACCCCACCTGAACAATTATTGAAAAGATTGGAAGTTGCTTGGAATAGTGATCCTTTAACAACCCTTAAACTTATTTGTAATTTAAGGGGTGTCAGAGGTACTGGAAAATCAGAAAAAGAAGGGTTTTATATTTCTTCTTTATGGCTTCATATTTACCATCCTAAAACCCTAACATGCAATATTAAAGCCATAGCTAATTTTGGGTATTTTAAAGATGTGTTAGAGATTTTGTATAGATTACTTGAGGGTCATGAAGTTAGAAACAATGAGAAAGAAGAGTggtaggaaaagaaaaaaaatatttcctaTGTGAGTAAAGGAAAGGCGAAGAGAATTCGATTGGAGAAAACTATAGCTAAGGCAAAGAAATTATTAGATAGGTATACACAAgattgtaattttcaatttttgtatgaTAAAGTCTCTTGTTTCTTTGCTGATGCTTTGAGGGAAGACATGAAGTTGTACAATGAAGGGAAGCTGTACGAACTTAGTCTCGCGGCGAAATGGTGTCCATCTCTTGATTCATCTTATGATAAGGCATTGTTAATGTGTGAAAGTATTGGAAGAAAATTATTCCCTCGCGACGATTATATTGAGTATCAAGATCTTGAAGACGCGCATTATGCTTATCGTGTGAGGGATAGATTGAGGAAAGAAGTGCTCGTGCCACTACATAAGGCGTTGGAGATTCCGGAGGTTTATATTTGTGCAAATAAATGGGATGAGCTTCCTTATAAGCGCGTCCCATCTGTAGCCATGAAATTGTACAAGAAGTTGTTCTACAAGCACGATAAAGAACGATTCGAGGAGTATCTTGATGATGTGAAGAGTGGGAAAACAACAATCGCGGCTGGTGCATTGCTTCCACATGAGATAATAGCATCATTAACCGATTCTACGGGGCCAGAAGTTGCAGAGCTTCAATGGGAAAGAATGGTTGATGACTTAGGAAAAAAAGGGAAATTAACAAATTGTATGGCAATTTGTGATGTATCAGGAAGTATGCATGGGACTCCAATGGAAGTTTCTGTGGCCTTAGGGCTACTTATTTCTGAACTTAGTGAAGAACCTTGGAAAGGAAAGCTAATTACATTTAGTGAGAATCCAGAATTTCACATAGTGAAAGGGGAAACTTTGTCACAAAAGACACAGTTTATTAGGAGAATGAAATGGGACATGAATACAGATTTTCagaaagtgtttgataaaattctTGAAATTGCTGTAAAGGGGAATTTAAGTGAGGAACAAATGATAAAGAGACTGTTTGTTTTTAGTGACATGGAATTTGATCAGGCTTCAACTACTCCATGGGAAACAGATTACAAAGTGATACaaaaaaagtttaagaaaaatgGTTATGAAAATGTGCCTGAAATTGTGTTTTGGAATTTGAGGAATTCAGAGGCAACACCAGTAcctagtaaacaagaaggaataGCACTTGTTAGTGGATTTTCAAAGAATCTTGTGACTTTGTTTTTGGAAGAAGGTGGGATTTTGAATCCAGAAGCTGTGATGATGcaagctatttctggagaagagTATCAAAAGCTTGTGGTTTTTGATTGAATAGTGAAAAGAATTGTTGAGATTGTGATGAGATGTGCTCTTTAATTTCTATATCTATTAATGAGAAATATGAGTTCCACACTTCCACTTATATTTGTGTTAGTCTCTGTAGTTGTGTTTCTTTCATCTATAGTTATAAATTTGCTTTATTTTCTTTGGTCTAGTTAATTCCTCTTATTTTTATTACCAATAGGAAAAGTATGCTACATTGGAGATTTTTTGCACTGGATGTTACTATTAAAGACCTAAGAATATTTGCTaataatcacaaaaaataaaataaaaagagttttgttttaaaaaaaaaaaaggtaatttgtttaTTTCTTGAGTAGAGCTCAGCCGAAAACTATTTTCCACTTAAAAAGTGAAGGGAAGAAGGAAGCGAGGATTAACGATGGTAAAACTAACATCAATTGATGTTTATATCAAACTATGCTACTTACCATGCATGATCTGGTTATAATTTAAAATGAGAATATGTATGATTAACAACTGTTTCGTGATAGGAGTGTATGTTAAGACATGTATTCATTATTCTGAGCAGCAGATCTGCCAGACTCGGTCCTTCTTTAATGACTTTTGATCATTTTATTGACGAGCGACATCCTTTATCAAGTCCAAACGATTGTCGACCACCAGAAAAAGAGTTCCcttttcctttctccttaaatACAATAGACTATTAACTTTATCTTTTGTTTGGTACATTTTGGTTTGTAGACAAGTGCAATGGCACTTGGCGATCGATTTTTCGGCCGAAAATCCTTGCAAATAGAGGGATAAGCAACATGACTGCCCCTAAAGTGTGTTCACAGAGGTGGAAAAGGTTTAAAATGTAAAATGATATGTTCTACCAACAAAGAGAAATAAAGCATTGTTCACTTTCAAATTTGTGAGGTTTCTATAACTTTTATATTTAAATTTTGTGAATCTATATTAATGTTTTGGAGACATTCTTGCAAACACCGCACATGGTCCCATAGGCCATACCAGCCAAAACTTCACAGAATCATAGTCCTAGAGCACACAAGACGTTTTCACTTCTATTTAGATTTTGTATTAACTTACTGTTTACACCTGCAAAAAGTTATTTGAGAAAAGGCAGAATAGTTCGGGATCCCCTTAAACTTGGCTAACTTTCGTTTAGTTCTAGTTCTCCCTTAAACTTCACGTGGTCTTTAATGCCCCTCTGAATTTGGCAATTTCATAGCCTCGACCTCTATCCTAATTTGGCTCGTCCTCGTAAGGAACTTATGTAAAAACACCAGTAATGTAAATACATCCCATTTTCCAAATGCTCATACACTTCATCAAGATGAACCAGCTGCAGAGAACCAAAGACCAAACAGTAAACTTGAAACCTCAGCTCCAGTCTAGGTAAAGCACTTGTATATCAATCATATATTGCATCCACTCTTCATTAGGCCTAGACCTATCCGTCTCGCGCAGTTTTTATAGTAGAGCTACTCCCTATAGGGACTCACTATACACCAAAAACTTACCAAAAGTTGAATATGCCTGTATCACATTCATACAAGAGTCCTGTTAACAGTTTTTCTCAGCTTGATAATCAACATGTGACACACCAATAAGCTGCAAAATGGTCGTAAAAGATTTCTTCAGAACAGTGTCAGGTCAGAGTTTTACTAAACACCAAAAGCACAAAATGTAATATTATCAGAAATCTCAACTTCGAGCTTTATTAAGGACTATCTCACTGCAGATATCTTGCTGTTAAAGGGCATTCCCAACAAAAGTATCTTGCTGTCACAGGAACTATGTAACTGCAGACATGATTTGTAGATGAAAATGATGCTTTCTGTATTGCAATTAGTTCATCTCATTTAACGTCGAGAAGCaaacgccccccccccccccccccccccgctttCATGATACCTACACTTGGAACAGTTTGAGTTCACGACGTTCTCTGGTTCTAACATAACCAGAGATTTGAAATTGCTGAGCACAAGCAGGCAGAAGTTGAACTATTTAGATTCATTTTACAATCAGTATAAAAGCAACTACTTTAACTTAGCTTCATTCTACATTTTCAATAGATAAAACTGTATAAACAGGAATACCTAAAAGGTCAATTAGTAAGAGAGATGTCTACATATACCTGGGATTTTGACTCTCCATATATAGAGTTCTACTAAGAGATAATATAGGCAGAAAATCACTAGTGATTCAGGACTGTCTAACAGTCCAGCTCATTGAAATGTGTAGTTTTAGATGCCAGTTGAGATTCAAGGCCTGCTCTACATCAATCTGGCGTTTTAAAAACAAATAATCAGAAAACAATTGTTTCAGgctcagaaaagaaataacaagAATCCAAAGCAATTGTAATTTATTCTACGGTAAAGGACCAAATATAACCCTGTACTATGAGAAAAAGTTTAAATATACCCTTCGTTATACTTTGGGTCGAAATATACCCCTACCGTAATAGTATTGGTTCAAATATATCCTTCTTCTGTCAAGTTTGTCCAAAGCGGATAACCAATCCTACGTGGTACTAATATTTAATGAGGTAGATGTCACATGGCATGCCATCTCAGCGCCCCTTATCCATACATAAAAGACTAAAATTTGAAATACAATATTTTCATGGTAGCGGTAATTGTGTCAATAGTGGTGGAGGGGAAGAAAATTTTAGTGgtggaaaagaaaatagaagagggATAAAATGGATTAGGGGCGTTGAGGTGGAAAACCATGTGGCATCCACCTCATTAAATGTCAGTGTCACATAGGATTGGATGTCCACTTTGGACAAACTTAACGGAAAAAGAGTATATTTGAACCAATAATATAACGACAGGGATATATATGGACTTAAAATATAATTAGAGGGTACATTTAAACCTTTTCTGATAGTACAGGGACATATTTGGCCCTTTTCCGTTTATTCTAATAGGGTACTTCTATAacaaaacaaggaaaagaaactaAGTTCATTTCCTTGACACCATGGAACAAGATCAACCTGTGCAACAAACTATGAAAGAAAAAGAACTACAATTTTGCATAGGCCTGAACCTTTCATATACCTTCTAGATCATGTCTAGTTCCCTTAGGTGAGGAACTAGACCCCACACTGTTTAATCAAGACTTAATCCAACTTTATTTTTGGACCTAGAATGGATAGCTTtagttttgaacctagaatacaacaacaacaacaacaactacaacgacaataaacccagtgtaatcccacaagtggggtctggggagggtagcgtGTACGCAGACATTACCCCTACCTTTAAgaaggcagagaggctgttttcggTAGACCCTCAGCTCACCAATAGAATGGATTTGTTTAATTGAGCTCAAAGTGCAGAACATACATAGCTCAAACAGCAGAACATACATCTAATAAAGAATGTAAACAAGCTATAGGGATTCAGCCCAGTATaatgaaaagaaaacagaatagaAGAAGCACAAAGCACAAAATTATCCAAGTATTCTCCATATCCATAAAAGCAAAGCTTAATGTCACCAGTTGACTGTAAGTAACACAATAATTATTTCATCTAAGAGAGACGGTGTAACAaagcttattattattattttttagaaaatatAGTTTGAAAACTAAAACCAAGACACATAGAGCAACCACACATTAACTAGTCATAAACTACAAGCTTCTTGTATTCATCACCAGAAATAGCAAGCTCCATAACGTCCACGGGATTGACGATTCCACCACCCTCCAAGAACATGGTCAACAGATTCTTAGAAAACCCACTCACAAGTGCTACACCACTCTGCTTCTCCAATACTGGAGTCGACCTTGAATCTCGAAGGTTCCAAAACACAATTTCTGGCACATTTTTGTATCCCTTCTCTACAAATTTCCGTTGTATTGCTTGATAATCCGTCTCCCATGCATTTTCAGATGCCTGATCAAACTCCATATCACTGAACACAAACAACCTCTTTATCATTTGATCCTCACTTAGTTTTCCTTCTACTGCCACTTCCAAAATTCTATCAAACACTTTCTGGAAGTTTGTGTTCATACCCCAATCCATACACCTGATAAATTCAGTCTTCTCTTTTAGAGTATCACCTTCAACTTTCTGCATTTCAGGATCAGCGCTAAACGTGATCAATTTTCCCTTCCACGGTTCCTCACTCAATTCTGAAACCAACACACCAAGTGCCACAGAAACCTCCATCGGTATCCCACTCATACTCCCAGAAACATCACATACCGCGATACAATTACTTAATTTTCCTTTCTTACAAAGATCATCAACCATTCTTT
Proteins encoded in this window:
- the LOC104237828 gene encoding uncharacterized protein, giving the protein MKLYNEGKLYELSLAAKWCPSLDSSYDKALLMCESIGRKLFPRDDYIEYQDLEDAHYAYRVRDRLRKEVLVPLHKALEIPEVYICANKWDELPYKRVPSVAMKLYKKLFYKHDKERFEEYLDDVKSGKTTIAAGALLPHEIIASLTDSTGPEVAELQWERMVDDLGKKGKLTNCMAICDVSGSMHGTPMEVSVALGLLISELSEEPWKGKLITFSENPEFHIVKGETLSQKTQFIRRMKWDMNTDFQKVFDKILEIAVKGNLSEEQMIKRLFVFSDMEFDQASTTPWETDYKVIQKKFKKNGYENVPEIVFWNLRNSEATPVPSKQEGIALVSGFSKNLVTLFLEEGGILNPEAVMMQAISGEEYQKLVVFD